Genomic segment of Lemur catta isolate mLemCat1 chromosome 2, mLemCat1.pri, whole genome shotgun sequence:
aatcccTGTGGAAAACCACCCTGGAAGAGGCTGTACTTCAATTATGACTCTTGGTGTTTCTTTCTCATtgcttttctgaatttctatgtttatttttgcaGTTTGGACTTAAGAGAGCTCAAGAAGATAGATAAACATTTTACCATATATCCCCAAGAGGTGTTTCCAATTCTTATGTCAGCATTATcatttataactattttaaaaattttgcatgtATAGCAAGGTTATAAGAATTAGTGCAATGATTTCTAAGACATGTATTTTACTGACATTATGTGTTAGGAAGTCATTTTCATAGTATGTGTATACAACTGAGCAAAAATTAAGCAAATCCAATCAAAggcaatattttttcctatatcatttttataacttCTGTACCTTCATCTAATCCtactttatattcatttaaaatttaaattgcacATTATTGATGTGTATATATTATTCCTGTGATTCTCATGTacatttaaatttgttatttaatcCTTTTCAGATATCTATATAACCCTGTATTTGATGATATATTCCTCAAATTTTGGGCACAAACCAATAGGTCTACAAtgttaaatcaaaatattatcaaGCCAGAGGGAATcaccattttaaatatgtttattggcaAATTGTTCTCCTAGAAATATTGCACTAGTGCCaccaaaaataatctttttactCACGAAACTGAAATTTCTCATTTAAGAAGATTGTGGTTGTCCAAGACATTCTTTGAGAACTTACCTATTGGAGTTTGGATATTACCTGAGTTTTCTTATTTCAgagcaataatatattttagaaataaaacagtaatcTGACTTATAAATATTTCTCACTCCATGTAATTTTATTGTCTTTGCTAATTTTCTCACTTTAATAGAcaagaaattattttcccttgattgtatattttaaaagtttctaattttgtCTTTAATCTGAAACTTGCTATTACTCCAttagaaataacatttatatCGGGAGAATGTTTTATTTGTCAGAAGAGATTCTGTTCAAGAGGGTCAAAGGGCATACACTAAGACCATGTATAGAAATTTCTGTAACCTTTAAATGCTTTTATCGGGTAATTGAATCTATTTTCTCCTTTAGGATTCTggttttaaatctatttttctacaatgaagtaaatatctctttttatttcatctattaTATCTGTTTGTATTGTGAGATTTTAAGAGCCTTCAGTCAGACCCTAGTAGTGATTAAGTAGGTTTATACACAAGAGCCAGGACATATACTTTGtgaatgtatttgttttcttattttataccaTGAGTGAGTGTAAATAATAGTCCCCTGACCAGTGATAACTGTCaatcaattattaaaataaatcaagtaTAAGTTCTACCACATAAACCTTAGCTTTCACATCAATATGTATATAACGAAAAGTTTGAGCCAAGGCATTTTTAAGAGTTTGTTTTAGATGAAACCCCATTTCTATGATTCCATAGCTAAAGTTATTGATATTCAAAATTCTCCACCAGAGGCTATTAATATCTGTAGAACACACAGTATTATTTTACCActattttcccaaatatttctgTACATAACAAGCTTCTAGATACCCTGGGATTAAATTGATagaatttttatgcattttatgttcttcattttcattttagattaGCATTTTTTTACCTTACATctaaaaaatcaataatctatTTAGCTACTAATACTTTGGACTCAAATGCTGACTTTATCTTAACCAGGTGTGTGACTATGGgctcatttcttctctctctcagtAGCCACAACTAATAAATGGTAAAAACACTAGCATTTCCCTCATGGAGATGTTTGAGAATGAAGTGATATAACATACTTAAAAGAGTGGCTGGGACCTAAAAATGCTAAGCTATGAGTAGTTATCTTACAGAGTAGTTATAggattgaattaaaaattaaaactgttcaacgaaataatgaaataaaataagggtTGCATTTAGTAAACTATATTCCTCCAGACATCAAATTCCTCTCATTCCCTCCTATCCCACTCCACAGCCTTAGGCAATCACTAaactactttctatctctataattTCTCCTGTTCTTTAATAACTTACCTATTGGAGTTTGGCTATTACCTGAGTCATGCAGctagcccagattcaaggggtggGGAAATAGACTCTTCCTCTTTATGGGAGGAGCAGCGAAGCATCTGCAGCCattcccaccccctccctgcaaTCTTACAACCCCAATCAGCTAATGTCCAGTCTATGGTTGTCTCAATACAGAATCCCTAGATAAGGAATTTGGTAAGACAAGCGTTCCTTTCTACTTAACAGTAACTCATTTTTGTCTAGGAAATGCAAGAGTCTTTATTGAAGATGTGATACTTGAAGTAAATTTTGAAGAATGAGTTTTCCAGGCAGAAGATGATTAAAAAATTGAATCTAGatataaggaaaaatatgtaGAAAGGTACAGAGTTTTAGAGAGAATGACAAGCTTTGGGGCAGTGAGAAAATCAACATGGCTTGGGGGTTAGGTCAGGGAGTGGTGAATGGGGAAATATGGGGGACAGTGAGGCTGGAGGGATCTAATATTCAGAGTTTGTCCATGCAAGGCAGGGGCTCAGCTACCTGTTGCCATTTGAGAATATGTTTTTAGTTCAGAAGAGGCAGTAAGCTAGCATTTCCATTTTGGGGAGATATTCCCCGCCACCCCAGAATAGGAAAACTGAACAAATATAAATTCTATGAATTAGAGGATATAGGTATGTAGCAGAGATTCTGTGCAGGTTCAAGGGACAGGAATTTCATTATCACAACAAGGGCATGATAACAGCATGAGCTGGAACTTGGGGAACAATAAAGAGCCCAGTATTCTGCACAGGTCAAATTATCCAGGAGTCAGAGATATAGGTGACTGAGAGTTTAGGAAATGTGACATAAATCAGTCAGCTTGCCAGATGGTTCTATCCCAGCACTTCCTGACTCAGAATGAGCACAGGAAATGAGGCATCATGAAGACTGCAGGTGGGAGAAATCAGTGTGACTAATGAAACCCTGCAGAGGAAAAGGCAAAGTCAAAGTCATGACGAAATTCTTTATCAACTTGGCACATTAGTTACTATTATAATGCAAAAGCAAGTAATCTTTGGACTACATTTGCAACTCTATAAACAATTTATGAACTAAAATATGGCCTTAGTGAGACCGTTTCTATTTCTTGAAGATGATAAACTAGCATAAGAAACCTAGAACACTATAGCTGAATGTGTTATTTTGTATCTTTCTGcttgaataaatggaaacattACCCTCTTCCATTTGTTCGTATCTAACACCATCTTCTATTTCCCTAATTCAAAGTATGTTTAAATTAATCATGCATTCCCTGAATTACAGTTTATACTCTGCCCCTTGTTTTGAGTTGAATAGCTACTTAAAATTGATTTagcaatttgttttctttgtttcagagGACCTTATCATATCCTTCACGGTATCCATGGCAATTGGGCTAGTAATTGGAGGATTTATTTGGGCTCTGTTCGTTTGTCTGTCCCGAAGAAGAGCCAGTGCTCCCATCTCACAATGGAGTTCCAGCAGGAGATCTAGGTCTTCTTACACCCACGGCCTCAACAGAACTGGATTTTACCGCCACAGTGGCTGTGAACGTCGAAGCAACCTCAGCCTGGCCAGTCTCACTTTCCAGCGACAAGCTTCCCTGGAACAAGCAAATTCCTTTCCAAGAAAATTAAGCTTCAGGGCTTCTACTTTCCACCCCTTTCTGCAATGTCCACCACTTCCTGTGGAAACTGAAAGTCACCTGGTGACTCTGCCCTCTTCCAACACGTCTCCCAGCATCAGCACTTCCCACAGTCTGGGCCGTCCTGATTTCCACTGGTCCAGTAACAGTCTTCGAGTTGGCCTGTCCACACCGCCCCCACCTGCCTATGAGTCCATCATAAAGGCATTCCCAGATTCCTGAGCAGGGTACttgaggtttttctttctttcttttcttgtcttttattgAAAGGAAATCATAAGTAGGCTAAATAGAATTTTGAGGGCATAGCTCAAACAACTAATGAATTTCCAAGTTGAAATATACTCACACAAGTTGGACATTACAATATAAAGCAAATTTTCTTTGAATACCTTTTTTCTTATGTCTCAAAAGATGTAATATTTTCccaaatagttatatatttatatattttgtattcaaTGTGAGGCTTATCAAAGATAATGATGCTAATCTAAGAATTAGCTATGAtgcagtatatatatatttgattaaaataaaaattttagacagTAATGGTTTACAGTCCTCATTCACTTTCCAAAGTGAccataaagagaagaaaatcactgtcactttaaaaaatattctaacttCACTTTCTTTAGGATGCCAAGTGAAccatattaacattttacaatCTTGGATTTGTGATGGATTATATGAGCACAAAATGGACAAACATGGGAGATTCTAAAGTTCCTTGATTCTACTCATGAGAAGTGTGGAAATCAATCAAAGGAAGCTGAACTCTGTTGTGGCCTTATTTTtggcagttatttttttttcccagacagaCTCTTTCTGTGCTTTTCCTAAGAATAGTTATTCACATCATTGGGACAAAATTCTTAGATTTACTAACATGATGATTTAACTTTTCTTCACTGTTTTTGCT
This window contains:
- the MYCT1 gene encoding myc target protein 1 is translated as MQTQVHEGLCENYFSLAELQRQNQIASFGHTRFSFFLFFLFLVDIMANNTTSLGSPWPENFWEDLIISFTVSMAIGLVIGGFIWALFVCLSRRRASAPISQWSSSRRSRSSYTHGLNRTGFYRHSGCERRSNLSLASLTFQRQASLEQANSFPRKLSFRASTFHPFLQCPPLPVETESHLVTLPSSNTSPSISTSHSLGRPDFHWSSNSLRVGLSTPPPPAYESIIKAFPDS